A genomic stretch from Sander vitreus isolate 19-12246 chromosome 17, sanVit1, whole genome shotgun sequence includes:
- the ccdc88ab gene encoding girdin isoform X3 → MESEVFTPLLEQFMLTPLVCWVKTVGQATLVDGTQLSEYIELVDGIYLNEIMLEINPKATVQRTNKKVNNDATLRIQNLSILIRQIKAYYQETLQQLVMMPLPNVLVLGRNPLSEQGLEEMKKLLLLLLGCAVQCEKKEEYIECIQTLDFDTKAAIASHIQEVTHNQENVVDMQWLESGEMPPEDLDSLSRNLAFHLKRLVDERDTQLETIVELTQERDCVQLSPLAPCPTQSPGDSPSIRRTESRQHLSVELADAKAKIRRLRQELEEKSEQLLDTRQELENMEVELKRLQQESYQLLSDARSARAYRDELDALREKAIRVDKLESELSRYKERLHDIEFYKARVEELKEDNQVLLETKSMLEEQLDASRTRSDKLHLLEKESLQLKSKIHDLEMERDMDRKRMEELLEENLVLEMAQKQSMDESLHLGWELEQLSKTPDLTEAPQKSLGEEVNELTSSRLLKLEKDNQTLLKTVEELRGAASQDTVTKLAKVIQENQRLNQKLEQLGSELTADRESLLSAESLSTDLMKEKALLEKTLETLRENSERQLKGLEQENKHLSQTVSSLRQRCQVGAEARVKDVEKENRVLHESICETTAKLNKMEFERKQLRKELEVVKEKGERAEELEIQIQKLERDNDSLQKKVASLGITCEKVSSLEKENTELEAEGRRLKKKLDTLKNMTFQLEALEKENSQLEQENLELRRSAESLRSAGAKAAQLEAENRELESERSQMKRSLELLKASSKKTERLEVSYQGLDTENQRLQKALENSSKKIQQLEAELQEVETENQTLQRNLEELKISSKRLEQLEQENKTLEQESSQLEKDKKLLEKENKRLRQQAEIRDSKLDDNNQRISTLEKENRTMGKEMIFFRDSCTRVKDLERENKELVKLGTIDKKTLNALREELVSEKLRTQQMNNDLEKLTHELEKIGLNKERLLHDESSDDRFRLLETKLESTLKSSLEIKEEKIAALEARLQESSNLNQQLRQELKTVKKNYEALRQREEEEERMVQSSPPRGGEDPQAFSKWEKESHEATRELLKVKDRLIEVERNNATLQAEKAALRSQLKQLETQSSNLQAQIVAVQRQTASLQENNTTLQTQNAKLQVENSTLSSKSASLMAQNAQLQSQQSSVEGEREGALKDKEELRSTYEMLLRDHEKLAALHERQAAEYEALIGKHGGLKSSHKSLEQQHRDLEDKYKQLLQRKGELEDLEKNLKEQREKMVLENQTHQATAGQYKLLKEENERLNNTYRQLVKDNENLQLDHKNTKSQLNSAKLDQTKLEAEFSKLKEQYQQLDITSTKLTNQCELLSQLKGNLEEENRHLLDQIQTLMLQNRTLLEQTMESKDLFHVEQRQYIDKLNELRRQKEKLEEKIMDQYKFYDPSPPRRRGNWITLKMRKLIKPKSRERMRSLTLTPSRSESGDGFLMFPQDSQDSSSIGSGSNSLDDTLTQKRSSTMNDLLQTVAVAGGPGAQWANSIDNLDGAEAGDAGMTGSSRRSGQRMKELAFSANAIDCATLTLPTARHSRAKHRLQVKDNASCEDVAGSLDEPKSQVSRPTSLHSNRITSSNGNNNSQLSSPLEGKGTNGSLSRPHSESSGEFSLSLDQEVWSSSGSSPVQQPTSSRSSHQSPLQLRRSLDPSTAAGIPCQTQVRKTGSPTNEVLSLQQFLDEGIDPAESGSQENLTVDSPRLSTSSEHVQKERTTTKGRGILRSSSGKAALVSSDRPPRSAGQPGRPTLRKAESTRVRGSVPVRSSLSSQGKAMSVSERLDSASSTLPRASSVISTAEGTTRRTSIHDLLSKDSRQPVSVDAPSPVASTKAGVRSQPTPSEYHPNSTNLKGPLTTITPLPKSLSLPCHSLEDPDLSTLESFLGPSFTVESVFMDSIFSESAGKNLPFLSLNPTLVSNISGPPVPTKTHPPPIPNHISTQNQATHHSQSNGQMGSSPAISKYSEGVDPNCVNNPDQSLSPEDNQSLWYEYGCV, encoded by the exons TGCGAGAAGAAGGAAGAGTACATTGAGTGTATCCAGACTCTGGACTTTGACACCAAAGCTGCCATAGCATCCCACATCCAAGAG GTGACTCATAATCAGGAGAACGTAGTGGACATGCAGTGGTTGGAAAGTGGGGAAATGCCTCCTGAGGACCTGGACAGCCTCTCCAGAAATCTGGCTTTTCACCTCAAACGCCTGGTGGATGAGAGGGACACACAGCTGGAG ACTATAGTGGAGTTAACCcaggagagagactgtgtgcagctgtctccactggctccctgtccGACCCAGTCTCCTGGTGACTCCCCCAGTATCAGGAGGACCGAAAGCCGACAGCACCTCTCAGTGGAGTTGGCTGATGCCAAGGCCAAGATCAGACGCCTTCGACAGGAACT agaggAGAAGAGTGAGCAGCTTTTGGACACCAGGCAGGAGCTTGAGAACATGGAAGTGGAGCTCAAAAGGCTTCAGCAAGAG AGCTACCAGTTACTGTCGGACGCTCGGTCGGCTCGGGCCTACCGTGATGAGCTGGACGCACTCAGAGAGAAAGCAATCCGTGTCGACAAACTGGagagcgagctgagccgatacaaGGAGAGACTTCACGACATTGAGTTTTACAAGGCCAGAGTCGAG GAGCTGAAGGAGGACAACCAGGTCCTCTTGGAGACTAAGAGCATGTTGGAGGAGCAGCTGGATGCTAGCCGTACCCGCTCCGACAAACTGCACCTCCTGGAGAAAGAGAGTCTGCAACTGAAATCCAAGATCCACGACCTAGAGATG GAGCGGGACATGGACCGTAAGCGTATGGAGGAGCTGTTGGAGGAGAACCTTGTGCTTGAGATGGCCCAGAAACAGAGCATGGATGAGTCCCTGCACCTGGGCTGGGAGCTGGAGCAACTATCCAAGACACCAGATCTGACTGAAG CCCCTCAGAAGTCTCTGGGCGAGGAGGTGAATGAGCTGACCTCGAGCCGCCTGTTGAAGCTGGAGAAAGACAACCAGACCCTGCTGAAGACTGTAGAGGAGCTCAGAGGAGCAGCCAGTCAGGACACCGTGACAAAGCTGGCCAAAGTCATCCAGGAAAACCAGAGACTGAACCAGAAA TTGGAGCAGCTGGGGAGCGAACTGACAGCAGACAGAGAGTCGCTCCTTAGCGCTGAATCACTCAGTACTGACCTGATGAAGGAGAAGGCTTTACTGGAGAAGACTCTGGAAACACTCAGAGAAAACTCtgagagacag CTGAAGGGCCTGGAGCAGGAGAACAAGCACCTGAGCCAGACGGTGTCGTCCCTGCGTCAGCGCTGCCAGGTTGGTGCTGAGGCCCGGGTCAAGGatgtggaaaaagagaatcgcGTTCTCCACGAGTCCATCTGCGAGACCACCGCCAAACTCAACAAGATGGAGTTTGAAAGGAAACAACTAC GTAAGGAGCTTGAAGTGGTGAAGGAGAAAGGTGAGAGAGCAGAAGAGTTGGAGATTCAGATTCAGAAGCTAGAAAGGGACAATGACAGCCTGCAGAAGAAAGTTGCCAGCCTTGGAATCACCTGTGAAAAG gtgtcttCTTTGGAGAAGGAGAACACTGAGCTGGAGGCAGAGGGCCGTCGTCTGAAGAAGAAGCTGGACACTCTGAAGAACATGACCTTCCAGCTGGAGGCTCTAGAAAAGGAGAACTCgcagctggagcaggagaacCTGGAGCTTCGGCGCTCAGCAGAGAGTCTCCGGTCAGCGGGGGCTAAGGCCGCTCAGCTGGAAGCCGAGAACAGGGAGCTGGAGAGCGAGAGGAGCCAGATGAAGCGCAGCCTGGAACTGCTCAAGGCCTCGtccaaaaagacagagagattaGAG GTGAGTTACCAGGGCCTAGATACAGAGAACCAGCGTCTGCAGAAGGCTTTAGAGAACAGCAGCAAGAAGATTCAACAGTTGGAGGCAGAGCTGCAAGAGGTGGAGACTGAGAACCAAACCCTCCAACGTAACCTGGAGGAGCTCAAGATCTCCAGTAAACGCCTGGAGCAGCTGGAGCAGGAg AACAAGACTCTGGAGCAGGAAAGCTCCCAGCTAGAGAAAGACAAGAAGCTACTGGAGAAGGAGAACAAGCGGCTGAGGCAGCAGGCCGAGATCCGCGACTCCAAGCTGGATGACAACAACCAGCGGATCTCCACCTTGGAGAAAGAGAATCGCACCATGGGCAAGGAGATGATCTTCTTCAGGGACTCCTGCACGAGAGTCAAAGAcctggagagagagaacaaggagCTGGTCAAACTGGGCACCATCGATAAGAAGACCCTCAATGCACTCAGAGAG gagCTTGTGAGTGAGAAGCTGCGGACTCAGCAGATGAATAATGATCTGGAGAAACTGACCCATGAGTTGGAAAAGATTGGACTGAACAAAGAGAGGCTGCTGCATGACGAGAGCTCTGACGACAG GTTTAGACTCCTGGAAACCAAATTGGAGTCGACTCTGAAATCATCTTTGGAGATTAAAGAGGAGAAGATCGCCGCCCTAGAGGCCAGACTGCAGGAGTCCTCCAACCTCAACCAGCAACTTCGGCAGGAGCTCAAGACA GTGAAGAAGAACTACGAAGCGCTGCGtcaaagggaggaggaggaggagaggatggtGCAGAGCTCGCCCCCTAGAGGAGGGGAGGACCCTCAGGCTTTCAGTAAATGGGAGAAAGAGAGTCATGAAGCCACCAGAGAACTGCTGAAAGTCAAAGACAGACTCATTGAGGTGGAGAGGAAT AATGCTACGCTACAGGCTGAGAAGGCGGCCCTGAGGAGCCAACTTAAACAACTGGAAACTCAGAGCTCCAATTTGCAGGCTCAGATAGTGGCAGTGCAGAGACAGACTGCTTCTTTACAGGAAAACAATACGACACTACAGACACAGAACGCCAAGCTGCAG GTGGAGAACTCCACTCTGAGCTCGAAGAGTGCATCCCTCATGGCCCAGAACGCCCAGCTGCAGAGCCAGCAGAGCAGCGTGGAGGGTGAGCGTGAGGGTGCTCTGAAGGACAAAGAGGAGCTCAGGTCCACCTACGAGATGCTCCTCCGCGATCACGAGAAGCTGGCGGCGCTCCACGAGAGGCAGGCGGCCGAGTATGAAGCTCTGATCGGAAAGCACGGGGGCCTGAAGAGCTCCCACAAGAGCCtggagcagcagcacagagaccTGGAGGACAA GTACAAGCAGCTCCTGCAGAGGAAGGGGGAGCTAGAGGATCTGGAAAAAAATCTGAAGGAGCAGCGGGAAAAAATGGTACTGGAGAATCAAACGCACCAAGCCACAGCTGGCCAGTACAAACTGCTCAAAGAGGAAAATGAAAG GCTGAATAATACCTATCGTCAGCTGGTGAAGGACAACGAGAATCTCCAACTGGaccataaaaacacaaagagccAGCTGAACAGCGCCAAGCTGGACCAGACCAAGCTGGAGGCCGAATTCTCTAAACTGAAGGAGCAGTACCAGCAGCTGGACATCACCTCCACCAAGCTCACCAACCAGTGTGAG ttgtTGAGCCAGCTGAAAGGAAACCTGGAAGAGGAAAATCGCCACCTGTTGGACCAGATCCAGACTCTGATGCTACAGAATCGCACTCTGCTGGAGCAGACCATGGAGAGCAAGGACCTGTTCCACGTAGAGCAAAGACAATACAT TGACAAGCTGAATGAGctgaggagacagaaagagaagctGGAGGAGAAGATCATGGACCAGTACAAGTTCTACGACCCCTCACCTCCACGCAG GCGTGGCAACTGGATCACTTTGAAGATGAGGAAGTTGATCAAGCCGAAGAGCCGGGAGAGAATGCGCTCGCTCACGCTGACCCCCTCTCGCTCAGAGTCTGGCGACGGTTTCCTGATGTTTCCCCAGGACAGCCAGGACAGCTCGTCCATAGGCTCTGGCTCCAACTCGCTGGACGACACACTTACACAAAAGAGGAGCAGCA CCATGAATGACCTGCTGCAGACCGTGGCGGTGGCGGGCGGTCCCGGGGCTCAGTGGGCGAACAGCATCGACAACCTAGACGGCGCTGAGGCCGGAGATGCTGGCATGACGGGGAGCAGCAGGCGCAGCGGGCAGCGCATGAAGGAGCTCGCCTTTTCCGCCAACGCCATCGACTGTGCCACCCTCACCCTGCCTACTGCGAGGCATAGCAGGGCCAAACACCGGCttcaggtcaaag ATAATGCCTCCTGTGAGGATGTTGCTGGCTCCTTGGATGAACCCAAGAGTCAAG TCTCCAGACCCACCAGTCTCCATAGCAACAGGATCACCAGTAGTAATGGTAACAATAACTCCCAACTCTCTTCTCCTCTGGAGGGCAAAG GCACGAACGGCAGCCTCAGCAGGCCTCACAGTGAGAGCAGCGGAGAGTTCAGCCTGAGTTTGGACCAGGAGGTGTGGtccagcagcggcagcagcccAGTCCAGCAGCCCACCTCCTCGCGCTCCTCCCACCAGAGCCCCCTGCAGCTGCGCAGGTCGCTCGACCCGTCCACCGCCGCAGGCATCCCCTGCCAGACCCAGGTCAGGAAGACGGGATCCCCGACCAACGAGGTGCTTTCCCTGCAGCAGTTCCTGGATGAGGGTATTGATCCTGCAGAG TCCGGCAGTCAGGAGAACCTCACTGTAGACTCTCCTCGCCTCTCCACTTCTTCTGAGCATGTGCAGAAAGAACGCACTACCACAAAGGGCCGAGGCATATTGCGCTCATCCAGTGGGAAAGCGGCGCTGGTAAGCTCTGATCGCCCACCGAGATCGGCCGGACAACCGGGTCGCCCAACCCTGCGTAAGGCAGAAAGCACCCGTGTGAGAGGCTCCGTCCCAGTCCGCTCCAGCCTATCATCGCAGGGCAAAGCCATGTCTGTGTCTGAGCGCCTGGACTCTGCTTCCTCCACGCTGCCCCGGGCCAGCAGCGTCATCTCCACTGCTGAGGGCACCACTCGGCGCACCAGCATCCACGACCTGCTCTCAAAGGACAGCCGGCAGCCTGTGTCAGTCGACGCTCCTTCTCCCGTCGCCTCCACCAAGGCTGGGGTACGCTCCCAGCCTACGCCCAGTGAGTACCACCCCAACAGCACCAATCTAAAGGGACCCCTTACCACCATCACCCCCCTGCCCAAGTCACTCAGCTTACCTTGCCATAGCTTGGAGGATCCAGACCTCTCCACCCTCGAGTCTTTCCTCGGCCCTTCCTTCACAGTAGAGTCGGTGTTCATGGACTCCATCTTTAGTGAGTCGGCGGGCAAAAACCTCCCCTTCCTGTCTCTAAACCCCACCCTAGTCAGCAACATCAGTGGGCCTCCTGTTCCAACTAAAACACACCCTCCTCCTATCCCCAACCATATTTCCACCCAAAACCAGGCAACCCATCACAGCCAATCAAATGGCCAGATGGGATCCAGCCCAGCCATATCTAAATATAGTGAGGGCGTTGATCCCAATTGTGTGAATAATCCGGACCAGTCACTGAGCCCAGAGGACAACCAGTCTCTGTGGTATGAGTACGGGTGTGTGTGA